CGGCCCCTCCTAAGATTCAGAATAGAATCCTAGTAGTGTCAATATTTAACATGCTGTTTTCTTAGTTCAGCTGGTTTTGTGTAGTCTTCCCATCCCTGAAGACCAAGGTTCGAGCCACTACAACAACTTTTCAGTGAATTTGATTGCTTAAAACGCTTAAAACACAGATATATGTGTTAAATTCAACTAGTTTTTTATTTTGTAACGAATCTTACACTCAAAATTATATTATtcatttttcataaaattatgGTATAAAATCGGCCCCTAAATTTTTTTTCTGCGTCCGTCCCTTTTTCACGAAAAAAGAGTGAAAACAGCTATAAGGAAAATGAAGATCGATAGTGGTATCTCGTGACATAAAAAGTAAAGTTCAACATAACGCGCAATTGAATTTTGCACTAGCACAACTTTGTGGAACAACAATTGGCTTTTAACTTATTTAAGTGAATTCGAAATTAACTTTTTAAATAAAGTAAAATTATGAAAAACTAATGAAGGAAATGCCCATAACTTTAGTGACTAAAAAGTCCCACGCCCGAAAAGTGAAGCTTAGATTAGAGAAATGTTGGATTAGTGGTAATGATTATTGCTTAAATAACAAGGCACTTTCTCTTTTCTGCCTATTTTCACAAAACCTACATAAAGGGCACTACCGTGTGTTAGACACTAAACGCATGTTCCACAATCAACTTAagttataattaaaaaaatacataTTGCGTTTTGATAAGTGATTAACACACGTAAAACGTAATGTTGCAGGTTAGAAACTCTTCCATGCATAGCTACAAACCTTCAATTATACTCAATATACACGATGGGTGCTAGGAGTGTATGCGGTTAGTTTTGGTGCGGTAGGGAGGTCAAAATCGTACAAAATCACATATATCGGTTTTCTTAAATCCCCAACTGATGGGTGCCAGGAGTGTATGCGGTTAGGTTTGGTGCGGTTGGGAGGTCAAAATCGTACAAAATCACATATATCGGTTTTCTTAAATCCCCAACTTTAGTCGTATTTGCGGTTGCGGTTAAGCGGCGACTTTTTACGATTGGTGCGGATCGTGCCGATCGACTTGCGGATCGACCATCAACTTTTAAGATAAATGACAAATAAAAATAGTTCATTATATTTATCAAATCTTAGaaatttgtaaaaataaaatGTACTACAAGAGTATATGAACCATGCAAATTATATATGGTTGTTTATGTGTTTGATGATATATATTATATCCCAAAACCCCAAACTTTTTATCTTTTAATTCTTATATATGGATGTTTCTGCATTTaatgatatatattatatattatatattatatatagcGGTTTGCGGTTGCTTTTCGAGTTTTGCGATTATTTAAAAACTAAATCCAGTTAATTCACGTATATGCGGTTCCTATAATTTCAATTCGTATTCGATCGTATTTTGCAATTATCCACAAAAAATGGTGAGCGGTGCGAATGATTTATACGATTGAGCGGATTATCTATACAGCCCTAGTGGGTGCTATGGTGTTTCTAGTCCAGTGACGAAATTAACCATAAATATAATAATGTTGTATTCCACATTTTTTGTATACAGATTAGCCATGGAGTTGTGAGTCTGAATATTACTCCTTCGATCCCATATAATTGTATAGAGTTTTTTTCATTGTATTTTAAtgtgaatataaaatataattttacttttaatttttaattttttttattaaatttttaaataaaaaaaatttattaagaagaaaaagttttaaaaattatttacgaaattataatttaaaaaatgtTAAAATGTGTGTCAAGCCCCGTCATCAGTGTCTAGATTATAGGGTCGGTAAATTTAGGAGGTTTTAATTGAAATTAGTTTTAGAAAAAGAACAAAACTCAAATGTTTTTGTTTCATGATCAATCAGGTGAGCTTCAACGTCCACTTTGACAAACTAAAATTCTGCTTATTTTCTCAACGGACatgtaattaaataaattactacAAGAGCATTCACCTACACAAAGTGAACGCAACAACTATACCTACAACAAACAAGTTTTCTCTTCACCCAAAAAATTTAATACAGTTTTTACTTACATGTACATCCATTTTTTTGCACCTCACCATGCAAAACCTTGGTTCCAGTTCTTTTCTCCTTGGACTCTTTTCCTTGGCCCCTTCTCTATCCAAGATactctctctctcatctctctccatctctctcctctctctctctctcctctctctccccttctctctctctctaatctctctccatctctctcctctctctctctccccttctctctctccatctctctcctctctctctctccccttctctctctgtctctctctctcgcccTCTATATAATTCACACTCTCTCCCTAAGTCAAAACCTCTGAATCTCTCCAAAACCCTGTCTCTATAAATATTGTGCTACCTCTACACTCTCCACATTACACATACTTCACACACATTGCAacatttttatttacaaaaaaaaaatgtTGAGCATCATAGTAAGTTCGCTAGACAAAGAAAAGAGGCCCAAGTTCTGCATAAACGACCACATTGACGTGCTCATCGAGATACTAAAACGCCTTGACGGCCGTTCACTCGGTGTGGCGGCCTCAGTGTGCCGTCTATGGTGCTCAGTGACTCGAAACGACTCGTTATGGGAACACCTCTGCTTTCGCCACGTGTCTCCTCCGCCGTTAAGTGTGCGGCCCATTGTGGTGGCTTTAGGTGGCTATAGGAAGCTCTACATGGTGTGTTTAAGGCCGGTGCTGACTCGACTTGGCCGGAGGAGAGTTTGGACACGTCATGAAGTTGAGCTGGCATTGTCTTTGTTTTGTGTGGATTATTATGAGAGGTTGATGGTTGGTGGTGGTGTAGTAAAAGGTGGTGGTGGTGATGTGGCTCCGTCTTCGTTGATGTTCTTGTTCAAGGCCGTGAATGTTTGACGTTAGATAAATCTCATTCTCATTCTCATTAAATGATTTgaaataattttgattattataatgTACTATAAAGATAATTTTTTCATTCTTTAATTAGAAATAATTTGTGATGTGCATGCTATTTTACCTCTCATTGTAATTTACGAATTTACGGACTAAAGAGAAATGTTAGAATTCCGAAATATATGTATGATGTGTGAagttttttttttttgacaaatatggaCGATAACGTAACAAATGAGTATTTGTTCTTATAAATTTTCGAGTGAGCGAGAATCAAATCTAGAACATAGGATGATAAATGAAattcttttttttatatttatgatcaATCACttaagatttatatatatatatatatatattttataatagaAAATCTGTCGCCGCTACCCTTCAGGTGCGCACCAGATAAACTCATGGGCTCACGTAAAACCGTACTTAAGCGACATATTCTAATACAGGAGGCATAATTATAAATTCTACTCCCGTGAAATTCGAACATTTGACCAAGATTATAATTATCCctttttaaccaactgagccaaccttTGCGGGCAAATTTTGATATTTTAAGGTGCGCTAGAAACATAATTAAGTAAAATTAGTTTATCATAAACCAAGGTTGTATAAGTTAAATGAAAACAATATATTTTGTACTTAAAGCTTGAAGGAGTATATTTCAGCATGGAGAGAAGAGACATGATATACAAACACATAAGAACAAGAGTAAAATGTTGTGTTTGTCAGAAGATACACACGGAGTTTACAGGACCAGCTAGCTTTGCCTAATGGCTAGCTGCAGTTGACATTTCAGAAAGGCTGAAACTCTATTTATATGGTGCATCTAGCCGTTAGATTTTCGAGATTTTTGTTCTGTTTTTTCTGAAGAAATACAACATGGGATCGACCTAGCTAATATTATCAGGAGCAAACGATTGTTGCAGCATATCTTACCGTGAAAAATTTCCATATCTTTACCGTACAATTTTTGATATGCGTATGATATACTGCAACAATCGTTTGTCCCTGACTATCTTTCATCTTCCGCTGGCCTATTATTGATCCGTTTTTAAGTCGAACATAAAATTAATTTCCAAGCAATCGAAACATCAATACATTTTACATTTGAATTGGGAGATCAATTCGATTCAGGCTTCCAAAATGTACCACTGTCTGAAACAAACTTGGCATTCCCTTAAAAGTTATCTCTTCATATTTTCCAGTCTCTGGATCAAACACCACTAGCCTTCCAGTTTTGTACTCTATCAAGATCCCACCATTCTCCAGAGTGCATAGAACTCGAAGCGTTTTGTGTGGAAAATTGCTTCTAAGGATCCGAACTGGCCTCTGCAACTTTCTACAGGGTGACTCTGGCACATAAGATCTAAATTTGAACTCTTTGATCCAAGACTCTTTCACATTATATTCTTTCATAACCCATATCTCCAAGTCTCTGCGTAAACCATGTCCGTAAACTACTGCCGAAAGACATCCATTTAGAATGGCTAAATGATAGTTGCGGCCATCAATAGGACTAAGATCAGGCCTTGGAACGTCGTAGAACTTCTCCTTAGCCAGATCAAATGAAACGATTATTAGGCCACGTACATTGTCGTAAACACCAAAATGCACCCAATGTAGCCTTCCATTTGTAAAGATAGGTTCATGTGACCTTCTTTCAAGAGGGTAAGGTGCAGCTCCTACATTTCTCCATGTACTGCCTCCCAGAGTGAATACGAGAACTTCTGATTTCGATGTACCTGAAATAGGCCTCCTCCGAACGTACTGATCAGCAAAATTCACAATCCAGTGATGGACTATCTTAACGGCCTTGTACTCTTTAGTCCTCGGATGATATCCGAATCCATACACCACGGTTTGTTCTTCGTATTGCCTCGTTTTTGGCAGCTCTTTGTAGTCTCTAGTTAAAGGATTGTATAAAAACAATGCATCCTTATACAAGGTATCAGACAAACAAAGTAATCCATTACAAGATCCTTCAATAGTAAACTCTGGCATGGAAGCAGAAAAAGGAGTGCTTATTTTTTTCACAATACCTTTTTCATTATCATCACTAGCAGGAATTTTTGCAAAACAAAGCTCATTTCGAATGGGATAGTCACTGTGAAAAATAAGCAAAGGATTGCGATTCACAGCCTGAGAAAGATGCAAGGTCGCAAGATTTTGATCAAGTGACAGGTTATGCCAATATCTGCATACAAACCTGGACTGCATTACAGATATGACAGGAAGCCTTAAAATATATCTAGGGCGATGTCATTAGGTAATCTATCTAGCCCAATTCTTCGATCATCTTCTTCTGCCTTGCATTTTCTCCTGATTGGCTTCTCCAGTTCAAGATCCATTACTGATCTGTATAAAACTGTAAAGCAACAAATATTGGAATGAGTAAGAATTTCGGTTTGGCAGATAAAGAACAAGTCTGGAGAAACAACAAAGTTATGAATATTACAAGCGACGGAGAGTACAAGAAGTCTTGTTGGTAATTTGTTTAATTAATTGATGTTTCCGACATCTAGTGATTTAATAATCTGTAGAATGTAGTGGATCAGAGGCTTAAAATATACCTTACAAAAACTTCTCAAGATCCTAAAAACAAGAACGGCAGTAATTTATCACTCTAAGTCTTTCAATCTGTCATTTTACGCGAATATGAAGCCAATTGTGCCAGTGTATCTTTCTTGTGGAGCATGGTCCAGGGATACAAGTACTGAAGGACACTTTGAGAAATGTTGATTTAGCAAGGTTAGCAATGAAAGTTGAGTCTTTTAGTTGATATCGGGCATGTCTATATAATTTGGTTCACGCAACATGCCTAATGAACAAGCAGCAGATTTCATGGCTTAATGTAGAAACAAACGAATgaaaaaagatttttttttataCAACTGATATAATGAACAAGCTCATATTGGCATCATTCGAGAGAGTGATCAAATGCATATAGTACTTGGCAGGGTCTATAATTAGTCATAGCATGTACTTTGAGTCAGACTTCCCATATGTACAACTGTTTGAGGCATACTCGGCATCCCCTTGAAGGTTATGTCTTTATATCTTTCGCGCTCTGGATCATACACAGCAAATTTTCCAAGTCTGTACTCTATCAAGATCTCGCCATTCTCTAATAAGCATGAAGCGCGAAGCGTTGCCCTAATGATGCTGTTTCTCCATATAGGAACTGCTCGCTGCAACTTTCTTAAGGGTGACTGTGGCACATAAGCTCTAATTTTGAACTCTTTGACCCAAGACTCTTTCACGCTATATTCTCTCATGACCCATATCTCCAAGTCTCTGCGTAAACCATGACCAGAGACTGCTGCAGAAAGACATCCTCTCAGAATAGCTAAATGATAATTTTCGCTATCAATAAGGTCATTGAAATCAGGTCTTGGTATCTCGTAGAACTTTTCTTCTGCAAGATCAAAAGAAATGATTATCAAGCCACGTACTGCATTGCGTACACCTAGAGTCACCCAGTGAAGCCTTCCATTAGTACAGAGAGCTTCCTGTGACCTTCTTTCAAGATAGCGAGGTGCTAGTCCAACATTTCTCCATGTATTACTTCCCAAAGTGAAAACAAAAACTTCTGATATAGACTTACCTAACATCATAGTCCTTTGAACATAATCAACTCCTGTACTCACAATCCTGTGATGGACTATCTTAACAACCTTGTATTCATTAGTCCCTCGAAGATATCCGAATCCACACAAAACCGTTTCTTCTGCATATTGCCTTGTTTTTGGCAGCTCTTTGTAGTCTCTAGTAAAAGGATTGTAAATATACACAGCATCCTTGTACAAGGAATCACATAAACATAGTAATCCATTACAAGATCCTACAACAGTAAACTTTGGCATTAAAACAGAAAACGGGGTGCTAAATTTTTTCACAATTCCTTTTCCATCATCATTACTGCCTGGAATTTCTGCAAAAGAGAGCTCATTTCGAATAGGATCATCACTGTGAAAGATGAGAAAAGGATTACGAGTTGCAGCCTTAGAAAAATGCAAGCTGGAAAGATTTTGATCAAGTGACAAATTGTGCCAAGATCTGCATACAAACCAGGACTGCATTACCGATGTGATGGGAAGCCTTGAAACTATGTCAAGGAGAATCTCTCGAGGGAATCTATCAAGCCCATTTCTTTGATTATCTTCTTCTTTCGGTTTGCATTTCCTTTTCTTTCTCAACTCGTCCTGGTTAAGATTCATTACTCAATCTAAGAGCAAGACAATGGACAGCAATAAGGCTAGAAAACTGAAGTTTTGGAAGATAAGAAGTGTGGGAAAATGACAAAGTCGTGAATATCGTAAGTGGTGAAGAGTACAAGAAATCTTCTTGACTTCATCTACTTGTTATGAAAACAGGGATGGCATACAAAGATGTAATCTTTTGCTCCATTTCTTTCAAGAGTTTCGATGCAGGACTCTGGTAATTAGCTCCAATTTTGAACTATCGGACCCAAGATTCTTTCACATTATATTATTTCATAACCCATAGCTCCAACTCTTTATCTGCAAATTTAAAAACTACTGCAGAAAGACATCCTTTTAAATTAGCCAAGTGATAGTTGTTGCCAAGAGCAACACTACTAAAATCAGGTCTCCTGATGATAAGTAGCTGGATGAGGTGTATCAGTGATCTATAATATTCCCTCTAAAGTGATAGTAATGTAGAACATACTTGAACTGACATTAGTGAATCATGAAAAGGGAGAATTATGCTCGAAAATACTAAAATGTGCAGAAGTAATTGCAATCCACTTAAAATCTTTCTAGTTCTACATATGGAGAAAGCAACGGCAAAAAATTATTGACAAACAAGTAGTTTACGGAACATAAGCTTAaagtttcaaattttttaataaaaagtaAGTCCTCGAAAGTGGGCAATATCTTAGTTCTTAGCTGGGAGATCGATCTGATTCAGGCTTCCAAAATGCACGATTGAGTGAAAAATACTTGGCATCCCCTTAAAAGTTATGTCTTTATATCTTCCACTAGCCGGATTATACAAAGccaactttccttccttatacTCTAACAAGATCTCACCATTACATAAAATACATAGAACTCGAACTGATTCCCTATAACAAGTGTTTCTCCAAATCCGTGATAATTGCAGCACCTTGGTAGAGGGTGACTCTGGTACATTACCTTGAATTTTGAACTCCTTGATCCAAGACTCCTTCACATTATATTCTTTCATGATCCAGATGTCTAAGTCTCTGCTTAATCCATATTTATAAACCACCGCACAAAGGCATCCTCTTAAACTAGCTAACAAATACTTGCAGCCATCATCAGCAGAACTAAAATCAGGTCTCGGAACCTCTTTAAACTTTTCATCTGTGagatcaaatgaaatgattatTAAACCGCAAGCACTTTTGCTTACCCCTCGAGTCTGCCAGTGAAGCCTTCCATTTGTAAAAAGACCTCCTGGTGACGGCCTATCAAAATAATAAGGTACTTTTCCGATATTTCTCCATGTGTAATACCCCGAACCAAGTACAAAAACTTGTGATTTTGATGTGCGGGGTGTCCTGATCATACGAGCACGATGATCATCAATACCTGCAGTCCAGTAGTAAACTATCTTAACAACCTTGTACCGCTTAGTCTCCTGATGATATCCAAGTCCATACAGCACCGTTTCATCTTGATGTTGCATTGTTTTTGGCAGCTCCTTGTACTCATTAGTGAAAGGATTGTAAATAAATACAGAATCTTTATACAATGAATCACGTAAACATAGTAATCCATTACAAGAACCTACAACAATGAACTCCGGCATGAAAGCAGAAAAAGGAATTTTAATCTTCTTCACAACTGCATTGACACCATCATTAGTACCAGAGAGTTCTGCAAAACAGAGCTGGTTTCGAATAGGAAAATCACTGTGAAAGATGAGCAAAGGATCGTGTTTCACAACCTGAGAAAAATGCAAGCTAACGAGATTTCGGTCAAGTGACAAGTTTTGCCATGATCTGCATGCAAACCTGGACTGCATCAAAGATGTGATGGAAAGCCTTGAAAATATATCAAGTGCAAGTTCAGTAGGAAAACTTTCAATACCATTTGTTTGCTTCTCTTCTAGTAATTTGCAATCTCTTTTCTTGCTTGGTTTCTCCATGTTAAACTCCATTACTCAGTGTAAAACTGTTAGTCAATGTAAAAGATTGAATAAACCGTTGGACAATGTGCTAATAAGCAAGTGCATACGTACTTCAATATTAAAATTCGAGTATAATCTTAAAACCTATTTACCCAGTGCATGCTTACTTCAATATTAACATTCGGGGTTAATTATCAAGTGACTCACTTAGTACGCACTAATGTATCAAGCGGGTCACCAGGTTTCGTTTGGTATCATTTAAACCACTCAACTGGCAACACGTGACACTTATCAAGTGACTCACTTAGTACGCACTAATGTATCAAGCGGGTCACCAGGTTTCGTTTGGTATCATTTAAACCACTCAACTGGCAACACGTGACACTCCGTTAATTTGTTTAAAAACTGCAGACGGAAAAAGCTGATGTGGAATGCTAACGGCTAGTTCTGCAACGTGGCTATCCACATAAACCTCTACCCACCTATATGTACAGATACACCCACCTATATGTACAGATTCAAGTAGCAGCGTGAATTTTCTCCCTAAGTCACATCGTCATTGTTTCTTTGGAGAACGAGTACGGTTGCGAACAAGCTGGACACAAAAAAATCCCGGAAGACGTTTCCTTACATGTGGCACAGGAAAGGTGTGCATCTTTTAATTTTCTTCAATTCCGAAAACATGTGATTAATTTTCATGGAATCATCATTATACAACACCCTAACATTTTTTTCAAAACTATGACCATCACACTGAAAATATACTAACGAGTTTTGTCTGTCGTAATCAAAAGCAACTGAATAATCTTCCAAATCACTAAAACGCATATTTTCAGTATCCTCATATACCAAATCCACCACTCCTCCTACATACTGTATATTTCCTTTAGGTGGATTTGCGAAATACCCACGATGATGAACATAAACATCAATCCGAACCATACTGTACATTAGCATACAAGAATTCAGAAATTTAAACATATATGAACACAAATTTATACATATACGAACACAAAAACTTAAATTTACATATATAAACACAAACCCTTAAATATACATACAGTCACTTAAATCTAACAATATGAACAGTAAAAATGGGGTTTAGGGTTCTTCGATAGTACCTTTACTGCCGATGATCGTCGATTGCTGTTCTTGATCGCCAAAAATGAGGGCTTAGGGTTTATTTGTGTCCATTGAGTTCACTTTTAGATGTAATACGAATTGGGTCAAAAACTTTTTTAATCATATGTAATATTCATCCCTTaggtttttatatttttaaaataccCATCCTATAGCCAATTTTCTGTCAATTTTGACAGTTAAGTTTCAGTTAAGTAGGGGTAAAACGgagaaaatacatataaaatatttaaataaaacattaataaatttaaaatattggttaaaatagtaaaaatttataattatttttttaaaaaaaaattgaa
The sequence above is drawn from the Apium graveolens cultivar Ventura chromosome 2, ASM990537v1, whole genome shotgun sequence genome and encodes:
- the LOC141705348 gene encoding F-box protein SNE, which produces MLSIIVSSLDKEKRPKFCINDHIDVLIEILKRLDGRSLGVAASVCRLWCSVTRNDSLWEHLCFRHVSPPPLSVRPIVVALGGYRKLYMVCLRPVLTRLGRRRVWTRHEVELALSLFCVDYYERLMVGGGVVKGGGGDVAPSSLMFLFKAVNV
- the LOC141706623 gene encoding F-box protein At3g07870-like isoform X3, yielding MQSRFVCRYWHNLSLDQNLATLHLSQAVNRNPLLIFHSDYPIRNELCFAKIPASDDNEKGIVKKISTPFSASMPEFTIEGSCNGLLCLSDTLYKDALFLYNPLTRDYKELPKTRQYEEQTVVYGFGYHPRTKEYKAVKIVHHWIVNFADQYVRRRPISGTSKSEVLVFTLGGSTWRNVGAAPYPLERRSHEPIFTNGRLHWVHFGVYDNVRGLIIVSFDLAKEKFYDVPRPDLSPIDGRNYHLAILNGCLSAVVYGHGLRRDLEIWVMKEYNVKESWIKEFKFRSYVPESPCRKLQRPVRILRSNFPHKTLRVLCTLENGGILIEYKTGRLVVFDPETGKYEEITFKGMPSLFQTVVHFGSLNRIDLPIQM
- the LOC141706624 gene encoding F-box protein At3g07870-like codes for the protein MNLNQDELRKKRKCKPKEEDNQRNGLDRFPREILLDIVSRLPITSVMQSWFVCRSWHNLSLDQNLSSLHFSKAATRNPFLIFHSDDPIRNELSFAEIPGSNDDGKGIVKKFSTPFSVLMPKFTVVGSCNGLLCLCDSLYKDAVYIYNPFTRDYKELPKTRQYAEETVLCGFGYLRGTNEYKVVKIVHHRIVSTGVDYVQRTMMLGKSISEVFVFTLGSNTWRNVGLAPRYLERRSQEALCTNGRLHWVTLGVRNAVRGLIIISFDLAEEKFYEIPRPDFNDLIDSENYHLAILRGCLSAAVSGHGLRRDLEIWVMREYSVKESWVKEFKIRAYVPQSPLRKLQRAVPIWRNSIIRATLRASCLLENGEILIEYRLGKFAVYDPERERYKDITFKGMPSMPQTVVHMGSLTQSTCYD
- the LOC141706623 gene encoding F-box protein At3g07870-like isoform X2 produces the protein MSRFACRSWQNLSLDRNLVSLHFSQVVKHDPLLIFHSDFPIRNQLCFAELSGTNDGVNAVVKKIKIPFSAFMPEFIVVGSCNGLLCLRDSLYKDSVFIYNPFTNEYKELPKTMQHQDETVLYGLGYHQETKRYKVVKIVYYWTAGIDDHRARMIRTPRTSKSQVFVLGSGYYTWRNIGKVPYYFDRPSPGGLFTNGRLHWQTRGVSKSACGLIIISFDLTDEKFKEVPRPDFSSADDGCKYLLASLRGCLCAVVYKYGLSRDLDIWIMKEYNVKESWIKEFKIQGNVPESPSTKVLQLSRIWRNTCYRESVRVLCILCNGEILLEYKEGKLALYNPASGRYKDITFKGMPSIFHSIVHFGSLNQIDLPAKN
- the LOC141706623 gene encoding F-box protein At3g07870-like isoform X1; its protein translation is MEFNMEKPSKKRDCKLLEEKQTNGIESFPTELALDIFSRLSITSLMQSRFACRSWQNLSLDRNLVSLHFSQVVKHDPLLIFHSDFPIRNQLCFAELSGTNDGVNAVVKKIKIPFSAFMPEFIVVGSCNGLLCLRDSLYKDSVFIYNPFTNEYKELPKTMQHQDETVLYGLGYHQETKRYKVVKIVYYWTAGIDDHRARMIRTPRTSKSQVFVLGSGYYTWRNIGKVPYYFDRPSPGGLFTNGRLHWQTRGVSKSACGLIIISFDLTDEKFKEVPRPDFSSADDGCKYLLASLRGCLCAVVYKYGLSRDLDIWIMKEYNVKESWIKEFKIQGNVPESPSTKVLQLSRIWRNTCYRESVRVLCILCNGEILLEYKEGKLALYNPASGRYKDITFKGMPSIFHSIVHFGSLNQIDLPAKN